The following are encoded together in the Methanosarcina flavescens genome:
- a CDS encoding ABC transporter substrate-binding protein: MSKKYRITVLVMLIVMAIVLGSLCIDQNSEEKTASANQTNISSQGGILRYADASIPTDTLDPAIKWTGWSMREAGIYETLFSYDENMDFQPELAEKYEQISDTEWKIYIREGVKFHDGTPVDADAVIYSLNRVLDSNNSRKGEYDFIESITRDSENVVTIKTKYSYASTIASLTDPVTSIVSPGAKDLSTTPVGTGPFKFKSFTRDVSLVVERNEDYWNGIPRLHGAIIYLVPDEMSRIFKLENNEVDIAGGIPQSEVERLSNNVDFTVYGKETLRTYFLYINTKKAPFDDVKVRQALNCALDRQQIVDSALEGVGGTPAKSIFPSVMEWSINDKIDAVSRDEQKAKKLLTEAGFSDIDADGWLEYNGEPFELNIKTYTTRPQLKPAAEVIESQFESIGLKTSVSILQSGAIETDMANGNYDLSLYAWGVAPTGDPDYILSKHFESTGSEAQKTGYSNPQVDEWIEVGRQTMDPAQRKEYYDSVQMQVMEDCPELFVFYQNSIVGANAKVGGFKQFPNEVSFLTKDIYLEE, encoded by the coding sequence ATGAGTAAAAAATATAGAATTACAGTTCTTGTCATGCTGATAGTCATGGCTATAGTCCTGGGATCATTGTGTATCGACCAGAATAGTGAAGAAAAAACGGCTTCTGCAAACCAGACCAATATATCGAGCCAAGGAGGAATATTGAGATATGCCGATGCTTCTATCCCTACTGATACTCTTGACCCGGCGATAAAATGGACTGGCTGGTCTATGCGAGAAGCCGGGATATATGAAACCCTCTTCAGTTATGATGAAAATATGGACTTTCAACCCGAACTTGCTGAAAAATATGAACAAATCTCAGATACAGAATGGAAGATCTATATTAGAGAGGGAGTAAAGTTCCATGACGGCACCCCAGTGGATGCAGATGCGGTAATATATTCTCTTAACAGGGTGCTGGACTCTAATAATTCAAGAAAAGGGGAATATGACTTTATTGAGTCCATAACCAGAGATTCTGAGAATGTCGTCACAATAAAAACAAAATATTCATACGCTTCTACCATAGCAAGCCTCACAGACCCTGTTACATCAATAGTCAGCCCTGGTGCGAAAGATCTCAGTACCACTCCAGTTGGGACAGGTCCTTTTAAATTTAAAAGCTTCACCAGGGATGTAAGCCTTGTTGTGGAAAGGAACGAAGATTACTGGAACGGTATTCCCAGGCTCCATGGGGCAATCATATATCTCGTACCTGATGAAATGTCCAGAATCTTCAAGCTTGAAAATAATGAGGTTGACATCGCTGGCGGTATTCCCCAATCCGAAGTGGAGAGGCTAAGCAATAATGTTGATTTTACTGTATACGGCAAAGAAACGCTAAGAACATATTTCCTGTATATCAACACGAAAAAAGCACCATTTGATGATGTAAAAGTAAGACAGGCTCTGAATTGTGCCCTTGATCGCCAGCAAATTGTGGATTCTGCACTTGAAGGTGTAGGAGGAACCCCTGCAAAGAGTATATTCCCATCTGTAATGGAATGGTCGATTAATGATAAGATAGATGCTGTTTCCCGCGATGAGCAGAAAGCTAAAAAATTATTGACAGAAGCAGGTTTTAGTGATATTGATGCAGACGGCTGGCTGGAATACAATGGAGAACCCTTTGAGTTAAATATAAAGACTTATACTACCCGCCCACAGCTTAAGCCTGCAGCAGAGGTAATCGAATCTCAGTTCGAATCAATTGGGCTAAAGACCAGTGTCAGTATCCTGCAAAGTGGTGCAATTGAAACCGACATGGCTAACGGAAACTATGACCTTTCTCTCTATGCCTGGGGAGTAGCTCCTACTGGAGATCCTGACTACATCCTTTCGAAGCATTTCGAGTCTACTGGGAGCGAGGCACAGAAGACTGGTTACTCAAACCCTCAGGTAGATGAATGGATTGAAGTGGGAAGGCAGACAATGGATCCGGCACAGAGAAAAGAATACTATGACAGTGTGCAAATGCAGGTAATGGAAGACTGTCCTGAGCTTTTCGTGTTCTACCAGAATTCTATAGTCGGAGCAAATGCAAAAGTTGGCGGATTTAAACAATTTCCAAATGAAGTGTCATTCCTGACCAAAGACATTTACCTGGAGGAATGA
- a CDS encoding oligopeptide/dipeptide ABC transporter ATP-binding protein, translating into MLEVKGLKKTFTSGFLPRTRIKAVDDVSFHIEKGETLGIVGESGSGKSTLGQCILRLMEPTAGKVIFNGIELTALDNKTLNNIRPCMQMIFQDPDSSLDPKMTIGQSIAEPLKLKGNNREAVKIRVFELIRQVGLSPEHINRFPYQLSGGQNQRAVIARVLALKPVFIVADEPTASLDISVQAQILNLLRHLKEKYALTMLFISHDLELIKHMCDRVAVMYRGKIVETGKIEDIFHSPLHPYTQLLLAEEADPEVNVSEIKKTLRTTCPYYQECLFRSEICLTKTPELKELEHQLVACHHVLEKSTQQSHQDGYAGKTDATSDQLVA; encoded by the coding sequence ATGCTTGAGGTAAAGGGCCTTAAAAAAACATTTACTTCCGGCTTCCTTCCCAGAACCAGAATCAAAGCAGTGGATGACGTATCCTTTCACATAGAAAAAGGAGAGACTCTGGGCATTGTAGGGGAAAGCGGGAGTGGAAAATCTACTTTGGGGCAGTGTATCCTCAGGCTTATGGAACCAACAGCAGGAAAAGTTATTTTTAATGGAATAGAACTGACCGCGCTTGATAATAAGACTCTGAATAACATCCGTCCCTGCATGCAGATGATATTTCAGGATCCTGACTCTTCCCTTGATCCCAAAATGACAATAGGGCAGAGCATAGCTGAACCGCTAAAACTTAAGGGAAACAATCGGGAGGCGGTTAAAATCAGGGTCTTTGAACTTATCAGGCAGGTTGGGCTGAGTCCCGAACATATCAACCGCTTTCCCTACCAGCTCAGTGGAGGCCAGAACCAGAGAGCAGTTATCGCAAGAGTGCTTGCTCTTAAACCTGTTTTTATTGTTGCCGATGAGCCAACCGCCTCCCTGGATATCTCGGTACAGGCACAGATATTGAACCTGCTAAGACACCTGAAAGAAAAGTACGCCCTTACTATGCTGTTCATCTCGCACGATCTTGAGCTGATCAAACATATGTGCGACAGAGTAGCTGTGATGTATAGGGGAAAGATTGTGGAAACTGGAAAAATAGAAGACATCTTTCACTCCCCTCTACACCCCTACACACAATTGTTGCTGGCAGAAGAAGCTGATCCGGAGGTTAATGTCAGTGAAATCAAAAAGACTTTGAGAACTACCTGTCCGTATTATCAGGAATGTCTCTTCAGGTCGGAAATCTGCCTCACAAAAACTCCAGAATTGAAAGAGCTGGAACATCAACTTGTTGCATGTCATCATGTACTTGAAAAAAGTACTCAGCAGTCTCATCAGGACGGGTACGCAGGTAAAACGGATGCTACCAGTGATCAGCTTGTTGCCTGA
- a CDS encoding ABC transporter ATP-binding protein: MNLLTISSLYVDFPTDDGLVRAVNGVDLSIKVNEVLGLIGESGCGKSVLGLSVMRLLQEDVILKGEILYCGKNLYSIEKDAMRKLRGKEIGVILQNPGSSLNPGLTVGSQIAEPIMLHKKVKGSLAIEMAEKLLGLVKIKEPRKRAKDYPHQYSGGMKERAVIAMGIASEPRFIIADEPTKGLDITVKRKIVKLLRDISEKKTMLIITHDLEVAEKVCNRVAVMYAGELVEIAPAASIFKNPLHPYTRGFFNSLPARGLKPIKGSSPSLIDPPKGCRFHPRCSYCSDRCKTEHPLMLEKNGRAMRCFLYA; encoded by the coding sequence TTGAATTTACTCACAATTTCCAGTTTATACGTGGATTTTCCCACTGACGACGGTCTGGTCAGGGCAGTAAATGGGGTAGATCTTTCCATAAAAGTGAATGAAGTTTTAGGACTTATCGGGGAATCAGGCTGTGGCAAAAGTGTACTTGGACTTTCTGTCATGAGGTTACTGCAGGAAGATGTTATTCTCAAAGGGGAGATTCTCTACTGTGGAAAGAACCTGTATTCGATTGAAAAAGACGCCATGAGAAAACTCAGGGGCAAAGAAATTGGCGTGATCCTCCAGAACCCTGGAAGCTCTCTTAATCCAGGACTGACAGTCGGCTCTCAGATAGCTGAGCCTATAATGTTACATAAAAAAGTAAAAGGCAGCCTGGCTATCGAGATGGCAGAGAAACTTCTGGGGCTCGTAAAGATAAAAGAGCCCCGGAAGAGAGCAAAAGACTACCCTCATCAGTATAGCGGAGGGATGAAAGAGCGGGCAGTAATAGCCATGGGTATTGCCAGCGAACCGCGATTTATCATTGCCGATGAACCAACAAAGGGTCTGGATATAACTGTGAAAAGGAAAATAGTTAAACTTTTAAGAGATATCTCTGAAAAAAAGACGATGTTAATCATCACCCATGACCTGGAGGTTGCAGAGAAAGTATGCAATAGGGTTGCTGTGATGTATGCAGGAGAATTAGTGGAGATTGCACCTGCAGCATCGATATTTAAAAACCCACTGCATCCCTATACAAGAGGTTTTTTTAACTCTCTCCCTGCAAGGGGGCTTAAACCAATAAAAGGCAGCAGCCCTTCTTTAATCGATCCTCCCAAGGGATGCAGATTCCATCCTCGTTGCAGTTATTGCAGTGATAGGTGTAAAACCGAACACCCTCTCATGCTCGAAAAAAACGGTAGGGCTATGAGGTGTTTTCTCTATGCTTGA
- a CDS encoding class I SAM-dependent methyltransferase — MEIKEMIRDYWDYRSEIYSTGIVEYSEEERTAWKNMLSSALNRREQLEILDVGTGPGQLALMFAEMGHRVTAVDLSTNMLDKARKNALKRSLDINFIQGDAEDLQFPDMQFDVVSSKFLLWTLPDPQKALSEWGRVLKKDGMVIAIDGDWFNSGIFLRSIRTVSDCIRSIKERKHQNPFKQHYNLIKNDLPLYSLKPDRVFRFLNDAGFEKINIERMDSLCRSARKKGSLLDKLDYAHPIYFIKAVKR, encoded by the coding sequence ATGGAAATTAAAGAAATGATTAGAGATTACTGGGATTACCGCAGTGAGATTTATAGCACTGGCATTGTAGAATACTCAGAAGAGGAGCGCACTGCCTGGAAAAACATGCTTTCATCAGCATTAAACCGAAGAGAACAGCTCGAAATTCTCGATGTCGGTACAGGTCCAGGTCAACTTGCTTTGATGTTCGCAGAGATGGGACATCGGGTAACTGCTGTTGACCTTTCAACCAATATGCTTGACAAAGCTAGAAAAAATGCCTTGAAGAGGTCTCTGGACATAAATTTCATTCAGGGAGACGCAGAGGATCTGCAGTTTCCGGACATGCAATTTGACGTAGTATCCAGCAAATTTCTCCTGTGGACGCTTCCTGACCCGCAAAAAGCTCTGTCCGAGTGGGGACGGGTGTTGAAGAAAGACGGTATGGTCATTGCCATCGACGGCGACTGGTTCAACTCAGGGATATTCCTGAGATCGATCCGTACAGTATCGGATTGCATACGCTCCATAAAGGAAAGAAAACACCAAAATCCCTTTAAGCAACACTATAACCTGATTAAAAACGACCTGCCTCTTTATAGCTTGAAACCTGATCGGGTATTCAGGTTCTTAAACGATGCAGGTTTTGAGAAGATTAATATTGAGCGTATGGATTCCCTCTGCCGTTCAGCCAGGAAAAAAGGGAGCCTTCTGGATAAGCTCGACTATGCTCATCCTATTTATTTTATAAAGGCTGTTAAAAGATAA
- a CDS encoding class I SAM-dependent methyltransferase, whose translation MTLDSLTAPVDWVRLWEDSYDARSRIMLRDYEIDDWSERAEDYSESRRTNNYEFGELVCSTLALHEVVSPDSRVLEVGAGPGTFVIPFARKVDHITAVEPAEGMRRMISQNAAEAGVKNYDIIPKIWQDVNIEDLRGRYDLTISSTVIWMFRDIMTQINRMEEVTRGHCCVVGGVSTGQTFETELWKKIMGNVPYPQYPEYPLIYNLLYMHGRVPHVRLINYTSARKLENMLRMYRVFYSIYTEVTPEVEEIIRDELYRDSGEGPCVRKYRSAVVWWNPAVRRKELDGIS comes from the coding sequence GTGACTTTGGACTCTCTGACAGCTCCTGTAGACTGGGTAAGGCTCTGGGAAGACAGCTACGATGCCCGATCGAGAATAATGCTAAGAGATTACGAAATAGATGACTGGAGTGAAAGAGCAGAGGATTACTCAGAATCAAGGCGGACAAATAATTACGAGTTCGGAGAGTTAGTATGCTCTACTCTTGCCCTCCATGAGGTCGTTTCTCCTGATTCAAGGGTACTCGAGGTTGGTGCAGGTCCGGGAACATTTGTAATACCTTTTGCACGCAAGGTTGATCATATAACTGCTGTTGAGCCTGCAGAAGGTATGAGGCGTATGATTTCTCAAAATGCTGCGGAAGCCGGAGTGAAAAACTATGATATTATCCCTAAAATCTGGCAGGATGTGAATATTGAAGATCTCCGAGGTCGATATGATCTTACTATCTCATCAACCGTCATCTGGATGTTCCGCGATATTATGACTCAAATCAATCGGATGGAAGAGGTAACACGTGGTCACTGCTGTGTGGTTGGTGGGGTCAGCACAGGGCAGACTTTTGAAACAGAACTCTGGAAGAAGATTATGGGCAATGTGCCTTATCCCCAGTACCCGGAGTACCCTTTGATCTATAACCTCCTCTACATGCATGGAAGAGTTCCCCATGTCAGGCTTATAAATTATACAAGTGCGAGAAAACTCGAGAATATGCTTAGAATGTACAGAGTTTTTTACTCAATCTATACAGAGGTAACACCTGAGGTTGAAGAAATAATTCGAGATGAGTTATATAGAGATTCCGGGGAAGGACCCTGTGTTAGAAAATACCGGTCAGCTGTGGTCTGGTGGAACCCGGCTGTTCGAAGAAAAGAATTGGACGGTATTTCTTAA
- a CDS encoding class I SAM-dependent methyltransferase, producing the protein MITEIDWETAWAAGIDEMSRLSTTNYWNRRAEDYSDMVMASDCNHGRNILSLFEREGLLQKEWHILDIASGPGAITIPFAEQVCRATAVEPAEKMAKALLSYAQRRGITNIDIIPQTWQEVDEAAHAKSYDLVICCHALWQFPDILSQVRRMEAVSRGYCCLAHGFEAPSETSKLMESLGIYEGEFDQFITIFNLLNNSGVYPNVDVIDYTLTRSIASAVSSVEKLVEKYRPLDSKDYEIIREHVQDHAIESMYKVSGRMGVLWWKVA; encoded by the coding sequence ATGATTACAGAAATAGATTGGGAGACAGCATGGGCTGCAGGCATCGATGAGATGAGCAGGCTTTCTACCACAAATTACTGGAACAGACGGGCTGAGGACTATTCCGATATGGTAATGGCAAGTGATTGCAATCACGGTAGGAATATCCTCAGCCTGTTTGAACGGGAAGGATTACTGCAGAAGGAGTGGCATATTTTAGATATTGCGTCTGGACCTGGAGCAATAACAATCCCTTTTGCAGAGCAGGTATGCAGGGCAACCGCTGTTGAGCCTGCAGAGAAGATGGCAAAAGCGCTGCTGTCATATGCACAGAGAAGAGGAATTACTAATATTGATATAATACCACAGACCTGGCAGGAAGTGGATGAGGCAGCGCATGCAAAAAGCTACGATTTAGTCATATGCTGCCACGCACTCTGGCAATTTCCGGATATTCTCTCGCAGGTTCGACGCATGGAAGCAGTATCCAGGGGGTACTGCTGTCTTGCTCATGGATTCGAAGCTCCTTCAGAGACCAGCAAATTAATGGAAAGTCTTGGGATCTATGAGGGTGAGTTTGATCAGTTCATCACAATATTCAACCTTCTCAATAATTCCGGAGTGTATCCTAATGTTGATGTTATCGATTACACTCTCACGCGATCGATTGCCTCGGCAGTATCTTCGGTTGAGAAACTTGTCGAGAAATACCGACCACTGGATTCTAAGGATTATGAGATTATTCGGGAGCATGTGCAAGATCACGCTATAGAAAGTATGTATAAAGTTAGCGGCAGGATGGGTGTGCTGTGGTGGAAGGTAGCGTGA
- a CDS encoding ABC transporter ATP-binding protein gives MTTILDVQQLHVHFPVSSTIIRAVNGVDITIKQSETLAVIGESGSGKSILGLAILGLLPANCTANGIIQYRGDNLLTLPESELETIRGREIAWVPQNPAGAMNPLMTVGNQIGEPISLHIEKDKNKVRKKVLELLQFIKITPPEERIDSYPYSFSGGMLQRSLVAMGIAGRPEILIADEPTKGIDVMNKQAILSFFQTLHEEGITLVIITHDLLFARNIADRIAVMYCGRIIEIRRKQEFFNEPLHPYSRGLLRSLPENGLYPIPSGTEEIGDDGGCKFRSRCTCATERCREEPQLITLLEGSAVRCWLYD, from the coding sequence ATGACCACGATTCTAGACGTCCAGCAGTTGCATGTGCATTTTCCCGTTTCAAGTACAATCATTCGGGCCGTAAATGGAGTTGATATTACCATTAAACAGTCCGAGACACTCGCAGTCATTGGAGAAAGCGGAAGTGGAAAATCGATATTGGGACTGGCAATACTCGGGCTGCTACCTGCAAACTGCACGGCAAATGGAATTATACAATATCGCGGGGATAATCTCCTAACCCTTCCTGAAAGTGAACTTGAAACAATCCGCGGCAGAGAGATTGCATGGGTTCCGCAGAACCCCGCAGGAGCAATGAATCCTTTAATGACTGTGGGGAACCAGATAGGAGAACCAATCTCTCTCCATATAGAAAAAGACAAAAACAAAGTTAGAAAAAAGGTTCTTGAACTCTTACAATTCATTAAAATAACTCCTCCTGAGGAAAGAATAGATTCCTATCCTTATTCATTCAGTGGCGGAATGCTTCAACGCTCACTTGTAGCTATGGGAATTGCAGGACGTCCAGAGATACTCATCGCAGATGAGCCTACCAAAGGTATAGATGTAATGAATAAGCAGGCTATTCTCTCCTTTTTTCAGACTTTACATGAGGAAGGAATTACTCTTGTTATCATCACGCATGATCTCTTATTTGCCCGAAATATCGCGGACAGGATTGCAGTAATGTACTGCGGGAGAATCATAGAAATAAGGAGAAAACAGGAATTTTTTAACGAGCCTCTGCATCCTTACTCCAGAGGGCTTCTCCGCTCTCTTCCTGAGAACGGTCTTTACCCTATACCATCCGGAACAGAAGAAATTGGCGATGATGGAGGTTGTAAATTCCGGTCTCGATGTACATGTGCAACAGAAAGGTGCAGGGAAGAGCCACAGCTAATTACTCTTTTGGAAGGATCGGCTGTCAGGTGCTGGTTGTATGATTGA
- a CDS encoding ABC transporter ATP-binding protein has protein sequence MIEGRGLTKIFTPVSGKNRIVAVDNVNIRIKAGETLTLVGESGCGKSTLSRLLLLLIPPTRGEIFFEGQRLTGLKEKDLRPIRKKIQIVPQQPESSLNPRWKIADSICEPFRIHPETLSGRQIEEELKRLLKLVGLEPEQATRYPHQLSGGELQRAVIARAIALKPALLICDEPTSMLDVSTQASIVHLLKTLQQNLGCALLFITHDQGLARVIGDRTAVMFAGQIVEEGYGVFDRPYHPFTRKITSPYYSGSLSALEPQGTKVPGSCVYYQFCPERTEKCLHRPEIREYKDRRVCCHNVSPS, from the coding sequence ATGATTGAAGGGAGAGGTCTGACCAAGATATTCACTCCAGTCTCTGGAAAAAACCGGATTGTTGCTGTTGACAATGTGAATATAAGGATAAAAGCCGGAGAAACACTTACTCTTGTAGGGGAAAGCGGATGTGGAAAGTCCACCCTCTCAAGACTGCTCCTTCTGCTTATTCCTCCGACGCGGGGAGAAATATTTTTTGAAGGTCAGAGGCTTACGGGACTGAAAGAAAAAGATCTCCGCCCTATTCGAAAAAAAATTCAGATTGTGCCGCAGCAACCGGAAAGCTCCCTGAACCCCAGGTGGAAAATAGCTGATTCCATCTGCGAACCCTTTCGCATCCATCCGGAAACGTTAAGTGGCAGACAGATAGAAGAAGAGCTGAAGAGGCTTCTTAAACTTGTCGGGCTTGAACCTGAGCAGGCAACCCGATATCCTCACCAGCTCAGCGGCGGAGAACTACAGCGCGCTGTTATTGCTCGGGCTATCGCACTGAAACCTGCACTTCTGATTTGTGACGAACCGACTTCAATGCTCGATGTGTCCACGCAAGCATCTATTGTACATCTCCTAAAAACACTCCAGCAAAACCTTGGATGTGCCCTTCTCTTTATTACTCACGACCAGGGGCTTGCACGTGTTATTGGAGATCGGACAGCTGTAATGTTTGCAGGGCAGATAGTAGAAGAGGGGTACGGTGTCTTTGACAGACCGTACCACCCATTTACCCGCAAAATCACATCACCCTACTATTCAGGCTCCTTATCAGCACTTGAACCTCAAGGAACAAAGGTTCCAGGTTCATGTGTATATTATCAATTCTGCCCGGAAAGGACAGAAAAATGCCTGCATCGCCCTGAAATACGGGAATACAAAGACAGAAGGGTGTGCTGCCATAACGTTTCACCATCTTAA
- a CDS encoding ABC transporter substrate-binding protein: MKRKEGILFILLALVVLGAGCTDKEQNEETQILSISGQWSLNNIDPHQSGYIPQRLGYVETLVGVDYEGKIIPCLASSWEVSNDGKKWTFTLRDGVRFHDGTPLTAEIMKNSLERSFVKSAAIFGKIPVTSIETPDNQTLVINLNSTFPALPAYLSRGESAALAPGSYDGNNNLIKPIGTGPFIFESWKPEEEVILIKNPDYWGQVASVDKVIYRITPEELTRKMLLDSKDIQIAMILSPEIAEKYTEDSNYNVLQQSVARVRMIAFNAEKEPFNDKRVRQAVNYAIDREAIVNYVLHGYGSNAAGLFPPEFYWANKDIAPYTYDIEKAKTLLNEAGWTDSNGDGILDKNGKPLTLTFITYPERAELPPIAEVIQQQLEKVGIKTELMVLNYDAANSLRNKGEFDMFLIGRGLLFVPDPDEIMMTDYHSSGTLIDGSGAYRWHNDTVDKLIEQARATSDEAVRKEFYDEIQAIIVEEAPVAYLNYYVNIDVTTSNIKGYRLHPTEYSLDLQNVSIA, encoded by the coding sequence ATGAAAAGAAAGGAAGGAATTCTCTTTATTTTGCTAGCTCTCGTTGTACTGGGGGCAGGCTGTACAGATAAAGAACAAAATGAAGAAACTCAAATACTATCTATCTCGGGTCAGTGGAGTCTTAATAACATTGATCCTCACCAGTCAGGCTATATACCCCAGAGGCTTGGATACGTAGAAACCCTCGTAGGAGTTGACTATGAGGGAAAAATAATCCCGTGCCTTGCAAGCTCATGGGAAGTTTCAAATGATGGAAAAAAATGGACATTCACACTGAGAGATGGTGTTCGATTCCATGACGGAACGCCTCTAACAGCTGAGATAATGAAAAATTCTCTAGAAAGATCCTTTGTTAAGTCAGCAGCAATATTCGGAAAAATTCCAGTAACATCAATTGAGACTCCGGATAACCAGACATTAGTAATAAACCTTAATTCAACCTTCCCCGCACTTCCTGCTTACCTCTCTAGAGGGGAGAGTGCTGCTCTTGCTCCCGGATCTTATGATGGTAATAACAATTTGATAAAACCCATAGGGACCGGACCTTTTATCTTTGAATCCTGGAAACCGGAAGAAGAGGTTATTCTGATCAAAAATCCTGATTACTGGGGGCAGGTTGCTTCAGTTGATAAAGTAATATACCGGATAACTCCTGAGGAACTTACAAGAAAGATGCTTCTTGACAGCAAAGATATTCAGATAGCAATGATTCTTTCACCTGAGATTGCTGAAAAATATACGGAAGATTCCAATTACAATGTTCTGCAGCAATCAGTTGCTCGTGTGAGAATGATAGCGTTTAACGCAGAAAAAGAACCTTTTAATGATAAAAGAGTGCGGCAGGCTGTTAACTATGCTATTGACAGGGAAGCAATAGTGAATTATGTCCTGCATGGATACGGAAGCAATGCAGCAGGGCTTTTCCCACCGGAGTTTTACTGGGCAAATAAGGACATTGCTCCGTATACTTATGACATAGAGAAAGCAAAGACCCTGCTTAATGAAGCAGGATGGACTGACTCAAATGGAGATGGTATACTTGATAAAAATGGCAAGCCTCTGACGCTCACATTTATCACCTATCCTGAGAGAGCAGAATTGCCGCCGATAGCTGAGGTAATTCAACAACAGCTTGAGAAAGTAGGTATAAAAACAGAACTTATGGTTCTCAATTACGATGCTGCAAACTCTCTTAGAAACAAGGGTGAGTTTGACATGTTCCTTATAGGAAGAGGACTGCTTTTCGTACCTGACCCTGACGAGATAATGATGACAGACTACCACTCAAGTGGCACATTAATTGACGGCTCCGGAGCATATCGATGGCACAACGACACTGTAGATAAGCTGATAGAACAGGCAAGAGCTACGTCTGACGAAGCTGTCAGAAAAGAATTTTATGATGAGATCCAGGCAATTATCGTCGAAGAAGCGCCGGTTGCATATCTTAATTATTATGTTAATATCGACGTCACAACCTCGAACATAAAGGGATATCGTCTCCATCCTACAGAGTATTCTCTTGATCTTCAGAATGTTTCTATTGCCTGA